The Ancylothrix sp. D3o DNA segment ATTACTTTGTCAGCTATCATTAGGAGATTTTTGATATGACCGGCAGTTACGCAGCTTCTTATTTGCCTTGGATTTTGATTCCTGTTGTTACCTGGCTGATGCCGGCAGTAGTAATGGGTTTGTTGTTTATCTACAT contains these protein-coding regions:
- a CDS encoding photosystem I reaction center subunit VIII; its protein translation is MTGSYAASYLPWILIPVVTWLMPAVVMGLLFIYIESEQ